From the genome of Natrinema marinum:
AGGAGATTCAAAACGGCGAGTTCACCCGCGAGTGGATCCTCGAGAACCAGGCCGGCCGCCCGAGCTACAACCAGCTCCGGGAGGCCGAGAAGAACCACGAGATCGAGCAGGTCGGCGCGCGACTGCGCGACCTGTTCGCGTGGGCCGAGGACGAAGCGAGCGAGAACGAAGACGAGTCCGTCCAGGTGCAGGCGGACGACTGAGACCGAACCACCAATGAGCGAAGACAATCCGACAGACACGATGGCCGACGTCAGCCACACGAACCCCCACACCGGGGAGACGGCTGGCCGGCTGTTCGATCGCGGCCCGACCGTCGCAGCCGACGGGGGGACGGACCGTAGCGAACGGACCGCAACCGATTCGAACGGGCGCACAGACGACGAACCGACCGACACGATGGCGGACGTGGATCACACGCCGCCACAGGACGCCGAGGGCGCGAACCGCGTCTTCGAGCGCGGCCGAACACCCGTAGAGGACGAGGAATGAGCGAGGGCACGCTGTACGACAAGGTCTGGGATCGCCACAAGGTAACGACGCTGCCGACGGGACAGGATCAGCTGTTCGTCGGCCTCCACCTCATCCACGAGGTCACGAGTCCGCAGGCGTTCGGGATGCTCCGCGAGCGCGACCTCGAGGTCGCCTTCCCGGAGCTGACCCACGCGACGGTCGATCACATCGTCCCGACGGCCGACCAGTCTCGGCCCTACGCCGAGGACGCGGCCGAGGAGATGATGTCCGAACTCGAGGAGAACGTCCGCGAGGCCGGCATCGACTTCTCGGACCCGACGACGGGCGATCAGGGGATCGTCCACGTCATCGGGCCGGAGCAAGGGCTGACCCAGCCCGGAAAGACGATCGTCTGTGGCGACAGCCACACCTCGACTCACGGCGCGTTCGGCGCGCTGGCCTTCGGCATCGGGACCTCCCAGATCCGCGACGTGCTCGCGACGGGCACCGTCGCCATGGAGAAACAGAAGGTCCGCAAGATTCAGGTCGACGGCGAACTCGGCGAGGGCGTCGAAGCGAAGGACATCATCCTCGAGATCATCCGCCGGCTCGGCACCGAGGGCGGCGTCGGCTACGTCTACGAGTACGCCGGCGAGGCCATCGAGTCGCTGGGGATGGAAGGCCGGATGTCCATCTGTAACATGTCCATCGAGGGCGGCGCCCGCGCGGGCTACGTCAACCCCGACGAGACCACCTACGAGTGGCTCGAGGGGACCGACTACTTCCAGGAGAACCCCGAGAAGTTCGACGAACTCAAACCCTACTGGGAGTCGATCCGCTCCGACGCGGACGCCGAGTACGACGATATCGTCCGGATCGATGCGAACGAACTCGAGCCGGTGGTCACCTGGGGCACCACGCCCGGGCAGGGCGTCGGCGTCACCCAGCCGATCCCGGCACCCGAGGATTTACCCGAAGACAAGCAGGACACGGCCCGGCGCGCCCAGGAGCACATGCGCGTCGAGCCCGGCGAGACGATGGAGGGCTACGACATCGACGTCGCCTTCCTCGGCTCCTGTACGAACGCCCGCCTGCCGGACCTGCGACGCGCCGCCCGGATCGTCGAGGGCCGCGAGGTGGACGACGACGTGCGCGCGATGGTCGTCCCCGGCAGCCAGCGCGTCCAGACGGCCGCCGAGGAGGAGGGGCTCAAAGATACCTTCGAGGAGGCCGGCTTCGAGTGGCGCAACGCCGGCTGCTCGATGTGTCTCGGCATGAACGAAGACCAGCTCGAGGGCGACGAGGCCTGTGCCTCCTCCTCGAACCGGAACTTCGTCGGCCGACAGGGCAGCAAGGACGGCCGGACCGTCCTGATGAGCCCGCAGATGGTCGCCGCGGCGGCGATCAACGGCGAGGTCTCTGACGTACGCGACCTGAAGGAGGTGAACCTCGCATGAGCGACGAAGTCGAGATTCCCGAGGTCAACTACGTCGCCGGCTCGGGCGTCCCGATCCGCGGCAACGACATCGACACGGACCAGATCATCCCCGCGCGGTTCATGAAGGTCGTCACCTTCGACGGCCTGGGCGAGTTCGCGTTCTTCGACCTGCGCTTCGACGACGACGACAACCAGAAGGAGCACCCGTTCAACGAGGACCGCTATCAGGACTCGTCGGTGATGGTCGTCAACTCGAACTTCGGCTGTGGCTCCTCGCGCGAACACGCCCCGCAGGCGCTGATGCGCTGGGGGATCGACGCGATCATCGGCGAGAGCTTCGCCGAGATCTTCGCGGGCAACTGTCTGGCCCTCGGCATCCCGACCGTCACGGCCGACAGCGAGACGATCGGGGAACTGCAGGACTGGGTCGACGCGAACCCCGACGGCGAGATCGAGATCGACGTCGAGGCCGAGGAAGTCACCTACGGTGGGCGGACGATCGACGTCACCGTCGACGAGGCCCAGCGCAAGGCTCTGGTCGAGGGCGTCTGGGACACGACGGCGCTGATGAAGTCCAACGCCGGCGCGGTCCGAGAGAGAGCTCGAGAGCTGCCGTACGTCGAGGAAAGCGCGATTCCCGAAGCCGAGTAGCGCGTTCCGACGCCCATTTCGCGGCTCGGTTTCGACTGTTCGTCGCGCTCGTTTCTCCAGCCGCTCGAGCGAGGCGTACCGACTCGAGCCGCGTCATGGTCCATGGTATCACGCCGGAACCGGCAGGTCCGTACCGACATCGCGAGATACTTCGGCGCCAGGCCGGTATCCTGTCCTATGTCTCGGTCCTTCGACGCACCGCTTTTCGTGGTGCTCGCCGTTCTCTGGGGATTTTCCTTTCCCGCGATCTCGGTCGGTCTCGAGTCGCTGCCGCCGCTGCTCTTCGCGGCCGCCCGCTACGACATCGCCGCGGTCCTGTTGCTGGGCGCGGCCGTCGTCCGGGTCGAGCGGTGGCGACCGACGGCGCGGAAGGATCTAGCGGCCATCGCCGGCGGCGGCGTCTTCCTGATCGCCGGTAACGGCCTGCTCTTTCTCGGCCAGCAGACGGTCCCGAGCGGCGTCGCCGCGATCCTGCAGGGACTCGTACCGATCATCACCGCGCTCTGGGCGATCCCGCTGCTGGGCGAGCGCCTCTCGGGGCTCGGTGCTGTCGGCGCCGCGATCGGCTTTCTGGGCGTCGGCCTCATCGTCCAGCCCGATCCGGGGAACCTGCTGGCCGGCGACACCGCCGCGCGGCTGCTCATCGTCGGCCAGGTCTGCAGCGTCTCGCTGGGAGGGGTCCTGATACAGCGGGCCGATCCGACCCTCGAGCAGCTGCCGCTGGTCGGCTGGTCGATGCTCGTCGGCGGCCTCGTCTTGCACACGGTCAGCGCCGGGTTCGGCGAGGGACTCGGTGCGGCCGTGTTCGACCCGCTGTCGCTGGCCGCCCTGCTCTATCTCGGCGTCTTCGCGACCGCGGTCGCGTTCATGATCTACTTCGGGATCCTCGAGCGCCACGGTGCGTTCGAGGCGGCGCTGATCGGCTACCTGGTGCCGATCGTCGCGACAGTCGCCGGCGTAGTCCTGCTCGACGAGTCGATCGGCGCGCTGACGGTCGGCGGGTTCGCGCTGGTCGCCGTCGGCTTCGTCCTGCTCAAGCGCCGCGCGATCGCCGACGCGGTCGGGGTCTCGAGCGGCGTCGGCAGTCCCTGAGCGGCGACAGACCCCGTCGTCGCTCATCCGCAACGGCACTCGTGACGCTTCGACGATTGGTTGACCACGTACTCGTGCGTCTCCGACGCGAGTTCGAACAACAGTTGCGCGCGTTCTCTCGCGGCGAGCCCGTCCTGGTAGTACGTCTTCGCTCGATGGTTTCGCCACAGGTCCTGCAGATTTTCGGCGACGTGTTCCGAGAGAATACCGCGTCTGGTTGCGTCCGCGTACACGCCGGGATGCGTTCCCGGCAAATCCCTCGGTTCGACACCGCCCTCGAGTAGTTTGAATTCGATGACCCGTTCGATGGCGACGAACGATGCCTCGATCACGAGCGTGTAGTATCCTTGTTCGAGAAGCGCCGCTGCTCCGGCGAGTAGTCGACATGACTTCCGGAGCTGAAGGAGGTCCGCTTCGTTCGTCTCCAACCCGGTTTCGATCTCGTCCGGTCGACGGTCGAACGCGGCCTGCACCTCATCTATCAGCGTCTCGATTCGAGTACTACTCATCACTCATCACTTCTTTTCTGACTCGATGGAACTCCTCACCGCCTCGGACGGTGATCCCTTCCCGAAATACTTCTCGGAGTTTTTCACCCGCGCGCTGTGCACTCTCGACGGTTTCGACGAACGGTTCGAACGTGTACCGATCGCCATCGAAGCGCTCCTCTCCAAGTTCGGTCGCGATGTGAGAGACGATACGGCGAGCGACGGTTCGGTCGCCGTCGACGAGGACGAACACATCGATGTCGCTCTTCCGGTCGGCCTCACCGCGAGCGACGCTCCCAAAGATGAGTAACCCAAGCAGCCGATCAATCTCGTCGGCTTCCTCGGCTGCATCCTCGACTCGCCGGACGAATGCTCGAACAGGTTCGTGGTATTCCGTCTGCTCGATAGCGAGAACAGGATCGTCTTTCTCGAGATGGTTCGGATCGATGGCGACGTACTTCCGTTGTGTCGTCTCACGTATCTCGACGACATCGAGTTCTTCGAGCAGGTCGATCGCTCGCCAGACAGTCGATCGACTGTGGTCCGTTTCGCTGGCGAGCTCTGCTATCGTGAATTCCGATTCGTGGGCGTCAACGAGCAGTCGTAACAGGTCGTCCGCAGCACGAAATCTGAATATCTTCGTATCGTCTCCGGGTTGGAGACGCAGACAAACTCGTGTTTGGTGTTTCATCTCGTCGGACACTGTCCTATTATCTGCAACGAGGTATAAAGATTGGCGCGAAGAGGCCTACTTTCTGACCGAGCGCGTGACCGGTTTCGACTATCAACGCTCGCGACCGCGAGGCGCAACCGATGTCGTCGGCCGCTCCCGCTACCGGTATCGATACGCTCTTTTCGGCCCCCCGTCGATGTTCGGGCATGACTCACGAAATCGCCGTCATCCCGGGCGACGGGATCGGACAGGAAGTGACACCGGCCGCCGTCGAGGTCCTCGAGTCGCTGGATATCGACTTCGAGTTCGTCGAAGCGGACGCCGGCGACGCGGTCGAAGCGGAGACCGGCGAAGCGCTCCCACAGGAGACGTACGACCTCGCGGCGTCGGCCGACGCGACGCTGTTCGGCGCGGCCGGTGACTCGGCCGCAGACGTCATCCTGCCGCTCCGGGAGGCGGTCGACTCGTTCGTCAACGTCCGCCCCGCGAAGGCGTATCCGGGGATCGACGCGGTGCGACCCGAGACGGACCTAGTCTTCCTCCGAGAGAACACGGAGGGCGTCTACGCGGGCCACGAAGACCGGCTGACCGACGACGTGTCGACCCTGACCCGCGTCGTGACGGAATCGGCCTCCGAACGCCTCGCCGAGTTCGCCTGCGACTACGTCGCCGGCGACGAGCACGACGGCTTCTCGATCGTCCACAAGGCCAACGTCATGCGCGAGACGGACGGCCTCTTCCGGGACACCGTCAAGGCGGTCGCCGACGACGCGGGCGTCGAGACGGACGAGGTGCTGATGGACGCCTTCGCGACGCGCGTCTGTCTCGATCCCGAGCAGTTCGACGTCGTCGTCTGCCCGAACCTCGCGGGCGACGTGCTCTCGGATCTGGCCGCCGGCCTCGTCGGCGGGCTCGGCCTGCTCCCCTCGGCCAACATCGGCCCCGACCGCGCGCTGTTCGAGCCGGTCCACGGCACCGCGCCCGACATCGCCGGCGAGGGCGTCGCGAACCCGGCCGCGACGATCATCTCGGCGGCCATGCTGCTCGAGTACCTCGGCTACGACGAACAGGCAGACGCCGTTCACGAGGCCGTCGAGGCCACGCTCGCCGAGGGGCCGCGCACGCCCGATCTGGGCGGGGACGCCTCGACCGAGGACGTGACCGAGGCGATCATCGACCGGCTGTAACGGCTCGCAGACCGAGACTGACCACCGTTTTCGAATGGATCGAAACGACAGGGCCGTGACCGCGTTCGCCATGCTGGGCCACGCGACCTTCCACACCTACGAGCTGGTGATCCCGATCTTCGTCGTCAGCTGGCTCGAGGCGTTCTCGGCGACGCCGGCGGTTCTGGGGACCGTCGTCGGCGCGAGCTACGCCCTGATCGGGATCGGCGCGCTACCGAGCGGGCTGCTCGCCGATCGGATCGGTTCGAAGCGGCTCGTGCTGGCCTGCCTGCTCGGGATGGCCGGCTCGTTCGCGCTGGTGAGCGTCGCGCCGACGCTCGCGGTGCTCGCGGTCGGGCTGTTGCTGTGGGGCGCGGCGGCGAGCCTCTACCATCCGGCCGGACTGGCCCTGCTCAGCCGCGGCGCGAAAGAGCGAGGCGCCGCCTTCGCGTACCACGGCGCGGCGGGCAACGTCGGCGTCGCGACCGGCCCGCTGCTCGCCGCGGTCTTGCTCGCGTTCGTCGGCTGGCGGACCGTCGCCGCCCTGCTCGTCGTCCCGGTCGTCGCGGCCGCGGTCGTCGGCGCGCGCCTCGAGTTCGACGAGACAGCCGGGGCCGACGCCCGCGAGACGGGCGACGAAGCCGGCAGGGACCAGCCCGATAGCCTCGCGACGTTCGTCGCCAGTTCGAAACTGCTCTTCACCGGCGGGTTCGCGCTGGTGTTCGCGACCGGGGTCCTCTACGGGCTGTACTACCGGGCGACGTTCACGTTCTTGCCCGATATCCTGGCGGGACTCCCCCTGTTCGAGGCGGTGGCGCTGGCCGGGCGGTCGTTCGAGCCGAGCCAGTACGTCTACTCCGGGTTGCTGCTCATCGGCGGGCTCGGCCAGTACGTCGGAGGGATCATCGCCGACCGCGTCCGAGTCGAGACCGCCCTGCTCGGCGGCTACGCGGCGCTTTCGGCGATCGCGCTCGCGTTCGTGCCGGCGGCGAACGCGGGGCTCGGACCGCTGCTGGTCGTCGCCGGGCTGCTCGGGTTTCTCGCCTTCACGATCGCGCCGATCAATCAGGAAGCGATCTCGGCGTACACCCCGGCCGACGCGAGGGGACTCTCCTTTGGCTACTCCTACACGGCGATCTTCGGCGTCGGCGCGATCGGATCGGCGCTGGCCGGGCTCGTCCTGACGCGGTCGACGCCGACGACGCTGTTCGTCGTCGTCGCCGCCTTCGCAGCGGTCGCCGCCCTCATCGGCGGGACGCTCCGTCGCCGCTCCGGACTACGGTCCCCGGACGGCGTCCCTGCGAACGACTGAGCGGGCCTCAGCAGTCGATCCGGCGACCCGAGAGTTATCACCGGGGCCGTGGTACCGGGGGCCATCTTTAAACAGCGAGGGAACCCCGGCCTTTAGGCCGGGTGGGGAATCGCGTCACTCGACTACGCTGTCCGCCGATCATTCTCCTCTCTCGGAATCCAACTGTTCTTGCGCGTAGAGCATCATTCCCTTCCAGGTCAGACCTTGGCGCTTCTTTGTCTCTTTCAATTGTTCGTACTGGTCGTCGTCTACTTCGAAATTGATGTTTGGCACAAGTCATTCTTACACTCCGATATACTTAATCTCGTCTAAGATATATCTAAGTTTGCGTCCGATACGGTGACGAAAACGCTGCAGGCTACGCTCGCCACGCCCACTACGGGCAAAGAGCAACGCCTACGGAACCTCTTGGACACCTACCGAACTGCACTCCACGACGCTTTCGACGCTGGGGCAAACACGATGTCCGCTGTCAACGATATCGTGACGCCCTATGACCTGCCGTATCAGGCCAAAGACGCGCTCAAGTCCTACGTCCCAAAGCTTCGGGACACGTACAATGCCCGCGAGCTCGACGACGAGCATCCACTTCGACTCGTCAACCGGGCTGCGAAGTTCGACTACTCTGATGAGCGTGAATACGGCTTTGTCTGGCAGGCTCCACAACCCGGCCGTGGGACGAACTTCTGGATTCCGCTTCAGATCAATCCGGAACAGGAATCTCTGTGGTTCGACTTGCTCAACGACGACGCGAAAGCGGGCGAGCTTCGTCTTCAGCGTCACCGAACGTCGTGGGAGTTGCACGTCACCGTTGAGTTCTCCGTCGACGAACCGACTGAATCGGACGATCCAACGTACATCGGTTTCGACGTCGGTGAGAGCGCGTTGATTACGGGCTGTGCCCTCAAACGCGACGTACCACGGGAGCCGATGATAGAAAGTGGCAGTCGTGCCCGACACCTCCGCAAGGAAATGTTCACGACTCTGAAACGCCTGCAAGAGCGCGACGCCGCCGAGTGGCGGATCGACGAGCGATTCGACCACTACCAGAACGCGCTCACGGATATCATCGAGAAGGTATCTCGGTGTGCCGTCGAGTACGCTAAGTCCTTCGAGGACCCGGTAATCGTGCTCGAGGACTTGTCGTACATCCGCGAACGACTCGACTACGGCAAGTTCATGAACCGGCGTCTCCACGCGTGGGCGTTCGCTCGACTCCAGGGCCGTATCGAGGACAAGGCGTCCGAGGCCCGGATTCGAGTTGAGTACGTCAACGCGGCGTACACGTCGCAAATCTGCCACGCCTGCAACCGCCTCGGGCGACGAGACGAACAAGCTGAGTTCGTCTGTCCGCACGACGACTGCCACGTAACAGAGTTCCAAGCAGATATCAACGCGGCGGCGAACATCGCCGGTCGCGTAGATCCGTGGGGAGAGAGCGTTCCTTGGGAACCGGAACACGATGACTCACCTCGGAACGGGAGCGCCAGTGACAGCGCCACAGTCCACCGCGAGACGAGCGAGAAATCCTCGCAGATGACGCTCGCGGCCTACTCGGACTGAAACCTGCCAGATTGGCTTCCCCTTGTAGGGGAAGCCCCGCCGTTCACGGCTGGGAGGATGTCACCTCGCCGAAGTACTGCGACCTCGAGGCGATCACCGACATCGACCCCGACGAGAAGCCGCCGATCACGTGGATCCGCGGCGATTCGGACCAGATCGTCTCGAACGCGTCCCTGTTCGACGTCGGCACGCTCGGCCGAATGGGAGAACTACCCGGCTGGCCCGGCGAGGACGTCTTCCCGCCCCAGCCGATGGTCGATCAGACCCGCGCCGTCTGCGAGACCTACGCCGACCGCGGCGGCGAGTACGAGGAGGTCGTCTTCGGCAAGACGGGGCACGCGCCTCACATCGAGGTCCCCAGCGACTTCATGGAGCGGCTCCAGGCCGTCCTGCGCGGCTGAGGTCGCGGCGTTCTCAGGGCTTCGGCGGCCGCTCGGCGGCGGCTTCTTCCTCCCGTTCGTCGGTCGCGCCCTCGCTGCGCATCGATCGCAGCGTCGACAGCCCCCGCTCTCGAGTTACGCCCTTCGAGATCCTGACGCCGTCGAACGTCCCCTCCCAGCGCTCGTCGTTCGCGCCGAGGTGATCCATGTAGTACGCGAACGCCCCGAGCCACAGCAGCGCGGCGGTGAGCGCGACGAAGGCGCCGACCGAGACGAGCGTCGACGGGCCGAGCGCGCCGACCGCGATCCCGGCGACGACGTAGACGAACGCCGCGATCACCATGAGGACGGTGATCGTCGCGAACATATCGTTGACGGCCGTCACCCGGGCGTTGTACTCGATCCACCGCCCGTAGCTTCTGAGCAGTCGCACCTCGAACCGGTCGCCGTCGGCGGCCGGTTCGGCCCGCGCCGTCGCGAGCGCGGCCTCGACCGCGTCGCCGTCGATGCCGCCCCTGAGGTTCGACGCCGTGTACGTCACGCCGGCGAGTCCCGTCGATACCAGCAGGAGGAACCCGCCGGCGACCGTAAAGAGGTTGACGAACGGCGCGACCGGGAAGTCGACTTGGACCACGATCGAGCCGCCGGTGACAGAAAATAAAGCGTATGCCCCCGTCTGAAGGCAGGGGGTCGAGCGGTAGGCACTACCGAACAGTCACCGACTACAGGCCGTCTTCGGTCTCCAAGTCCTCGGCGGCGTGGATAAGCATCCCTCGCCACGTGAGGCCGCGCTTCTCTTTCACGTTAGAGAGCCACTCGTACTGTTCATCGTCAACCTTAATGTGCAGGGTCCGTCCCATACCCACCTACAAAATACATACACTTATGTATGTCATGGTTGTAGAATATAATGATGAAGCGGGCCAACAAGTTCGTCGTTCGCCCCCAATCCGAACAGGATCGGGAGCTACTGCACGAACTGTTGGACGCTTCTGCCAGCCTCTGGAACGAGCTTACCTACGAACGGCGCCAGCAGTACTTCGACGGCGAAAGCGTTTGGGACACCGCCGACTACCGCAAACAGTATGTCGGTGTTCTCGGCAGTGCCACCGCCCAACAGCTCATTCGGAAGAGCAAGAGCGCGTGGAAATCGTTCTTCTCGCTCAAACAAGACGGCGAGAGGTGCTCCCCACCCGGCTACTGGGGCAAGGAGGACGACGGTCGTACGCTGCGGACCTACGTTCGCAACGACCAGTATACACTGAAACTCGGCGACTGCTCACGTCTCGAGATTCCCGTCGGGAAAGAACTCAAAGAGAAGTACGGCCTTGGCTACACCGAGCGTCTACGCCTCGAAGTTGCGGGCGACCCGGAGTGGAACGGCAAGCAGGGCCGATTGGAACTGTACTACGACGAGCCTTCGGACCAATTCAGGGCCTTTCAGCCAGTCAATGTCGACAATTCTCGACTGGATTCACCACTGGCGGACGAAACCGCCGCTCTGGATATCGGTGTGAACAACATCGTCGCCTGTACGACCACTACCGGCGAGCAGTACCTGTATGAAGGTCGCGGCCTCTTCGAACGCTTCCGCGAAACAACGCGAGAGATCGCCCGGCTACAGTCAAAACTCCGCGAGGGCAGATACT
Proteins encoded in this window:
- the leuC gene encoding 3-isopropylmalate dehydratase large subunit; protein product: MSEGTLYDKVWDRHKVTTLPTGQDQLFVGLHLIHEVTSPQAFGMLRERDLEVAFPELTHATVDHIVPTADQSRPYAEDAAEEMMSELEENVREAGIDFSDPTTGDQGIVHVIGPEQGLTQPGKTIVCGDSHTSTHGAFGALAFGIGTSQIRDVLATGTVAMEKQKVRKIQVDGELGEGVEAKDIILEIIRRLGTEGGVGYVYEYAGEAIESLGMEGRMSICNMSIEGGARAGYVNPDETTYEWLEGTDYFQENPEKFDELKPYWESIRSDADAEYDDIVRIDANELEPVVTWGTTPGQGVGVTQPIPAPEDLPEDKQDTARRAQEHMRVEPGETMEGYDIDVAFLGSCTNARLPDLRRAARIVEGREVDDDVRAMVVPGSQRVQTAAEEEGLKDTFEEAGFEWRNAGCSMCLGMNEDQLEGDEACASSSNRNFVGRQGSKDGRTVLMSPQMVAAAAINGEVSDVRDLKEVNLA
- the leuD gene encoding 3-isopropylmalate dehydratase small subunit yields the protein MSDEVEIPEVNYVAGSGVPIRGNDIDTDQIIPARFMKVVTFDGLGEFAFFDLRFDDDDNQKEHPFNEDRYQDSSVMVVNSNFGCGSSREHAPQALMRWGIDAIIGESFAEIFAGNCLALGIPTVTADSETIGELQDWVDANPDGEIEIDVEAEEVTYGGRTIDVTVDEAQRKALVEGVWDTTALMKSNAGAVRERARELPYVEESAIPEAE
- a CDS encoding DMT family transporter; the encoded protein is MSRSFDAPLFVVLAVLWGFSFPAISVGLESLPPLLFAAARYDIAAVLLLGAAVVRVERWRPTARKDLAAIAGGGVFLIAGNGLLFLGQQTVPSGVAAILQGLVPIITALWAIPLLGERLSGLGAVGAAIGFLGVGLIVQPDPGNLLAGDTAARLLIVGQVCSVSLGGVLIQRADPTLEQLPLVGWSMLVGGLVLHTVSAGFGEGLGAAVFDPLSLAALLYLGVFATAVAFMIYFGILERHGAFEAALIGYLVPIVATVAGVVLLDESIGALTVGGFALVAVGFVLLKRRAIADAVGVSSGVGSP
- a CDS encoding nucleotidyltransferase domain-containing protein; translation: MSDEMKHQTRVCLRLQPGDDTKIFRFRAADDLLRLLVDAHESEFTIAELASETDHSRSTVWRAIDLLEELDVVEIRETTQRKYVAIDPNHLEKDDPVLAIEQTEYHEPVRAFVRRVEDAAEEADEIDRLLGLLIFGSVARGEADRKSDIDVFVLVDGDRTVARRIVSHIATELGEERFDGDRYTFEPFVETVESAQRAGEKLREVFREGITVRGGEEFHRVRKEVMSDE
- the leuB gene encoding 3-isopropylmalate dehydrogenase is translated as MTHEIAVIPGDGIGQEVTPAAVEVLESLDIDFEFVEADAGDAVEAETGEALPQETYDLAASADATLFGAAGDSAADVILPLREAVDSFVNVRPAKAYPGIDAVRPETDLVFLRENTEGVYAGHEDRLTDDVSTLTRVVTESASERLAEFACDYVAGDEHDGFSIVHKANVMRETDGLFRDTVKAVADDAGVETDEVLMDAFATRVCLDPEQFDVVVCPNLAGDVLSDLAAGLVGGLGLLPSANIGPDRALFEPVHGTAPDIAGEGVANPAATIISAAMLLEYLGYDEQADAVHEAVEATLAEGPRTPDLGGDASTEDVTEAIIDRL
- a CDS encoding MFS transporter, producing MDRNDRAVTAFAMLGHATFHTYELVIPIFVVSWLEAFSATPAVLGTVVGASYALIGIGALPSGLLADRIGSKRLVLACLLGMAGSFALVSVAPTLAVLAVGLLLWGAAASLYHPAGLALLSRGAKERGAAFAYHGAAGNVGVATGPLLAAVLLAFVGWRTVAALLVVPVVAAAVVGARLEFDETAGADARETGDEAGRDQPDSLATFVASSKLLFTGGFALVFATGVLYGLYYRATFTFLPDILAGLPLFEAVALAGRSFEPSQYVYSGLLLIGGLGQYVGGIIADRVRVETALLGGYAALSAIALAFVPAANAGLGPLLVVAGLLGFLAFTIAPINQEAISAYTPADARGLSFGYSYTAIFGVGAIGSALAGLVLTRSTPTTLFVVVAAFAAVAALIGGTLRRRSGLRSPDGVPAND
- a CDS encoding transposase is translated as MTKTLQATLATPTTGKEQRLRNLLDTYRTALHDAFDAGANTMSAVNDIVTPYDLPYQAKDALKSYVPKLRDTYNARELDDEHPLRLVNRAAKFDYSDEREYGFVWQAPQPGRGTNFWIPLQINPEQESLWFDLLNDDAKAGELRLQRHRTSWELHVTVEFSVDEPTESDDPTYIGFDVGESALITGCALKRDVPREPMIESGSRARHLRKEMFTTLKRLQERDAAEWRIDERFDHYQNALTDIIEKVSRCAVEYAKSFEDPVIVLEDLSYIRERLDYGKFMNRRLHAWAFARLQGRIEDKASEARIRVEYVNAAYTSQICHACNRLGRRDEQAEFVCPHDDCHVTEFQADINAAANIAGRVDPWGESVPWEPEHDDSPRNGSASDSATVHRETSEKSSQMTLAAYSD
- a CDS encoding RNA-guided endonuclease InsQ/TnpB family protein is translated as MKRANKFVVRPQSEQDRELLHELLDASASLWNELTYERRQQYFDGESVWDTADYRKQYVGVLGSATAQQLIRKSKSAWKSFFSLKQDGERCSPPGYWGKEDDGRTLRTYVRNDQYTLKLGDCSRLEIPVGKELKEKYGLGYTERLRLEVAGDPEWNGKQGRLELYYDEPSDQFRAFQPVNVDNSRLDSPLADETAALDIGVNNIVACTTTTGEQYLYEGRGLFERFRETTREIARLQSKLREGRYSSNRIRRLYRRQTRRRDHAMDALARDLVERLYEEGVSTVYVGDLTNVLETHWSVRVNAKTHNFWSFRAFIDRLAYTAEEFGISVEVRTEAWTSQTCPNCGSTEDTTRHRDTLTCTCGFEGHADLTASEAFLRRHETDVPRPMARPVRFEWDDHHWSELPHSRESSKEARTNRSIHA